One window of the Micromonospora citrea genome contains the following:
- a CDS encoding plasmid mobilization protein: MIDVADPAQVGVVRFGASQRRRRAHSDDDPRVHRVTVRLSEAEMAAVEANAAAARMATSAYLAEAGSAPLVSAAGPDGAAETGPLLVELMGVHRQVRGAAHNLNQAVARLHSTGEPAGDLAATAAYLARVAARVDELVTAIAAAQTGRR, from the coding sequence GTGATCGACGTGGCTGATCCGGCGCAGGTCGGCGTGGTCCGGTTCGGTGCGAGCCAGCGCCGGCGGCGTGCCCACAGCGACGACGATCCGCGAGTGCATCGGGTGACCGTGCGGCTGTCCGAGGCTGAGATGGCGGCGGTTGAGGCGAATGCGGCGGCGGCCCGGATGGCTACCTCGGCGTACCTGGCGGAGGCCGGATCTGCACCGCTCGTGTCCGCCGCCGGCCCGGATGGCGCTGCGGAGACGGGTCCGTTGCTGGTCGAGTTGATGGGCGTTCACCGGCAGGTGCGGGGTGCGGCGCACAACCTGAACCAGGCCGTGGCGCGGCTGCACTCCACCGGGGAGCCGGCCGGGGACCTGGCCGCGACAGCGGCGTACCTGGCGCGGGTCGCGGCGCGCGTCGACGAGCTGGTGACCGCGATCGCCGCCGCCCAGACCGGTCGACGCTGA
- a CDS encoding M23 family metallopeptidase has translation MTRRPIALIAAVAAVVMLVCGGTVGLPLVMFGQAQAEAAACEVPSVPGASPVPGAGRWDSAQSTNAATIVAVGRQRQVPPRGFVIALATAMQESTLRNLANSTVPESLSLPHEGVGRDHDSVGLFQQRPGWGSVRERMTPSYAAAKFYEALVRVDGWQRMRLTDAAQAVQRSGLPEAYQKWEADAEQLAARVLGLPSIDDIGGGAPTAPCGVDDLGPIPVGPGGWVQPLQAMITSPFGPRNGRLHAGVDMSTPDVRGDPIRAASTGVVEQVKCDWHTTCDRDGHTGARGCGWYVDIRHAGNIVTRYCHMIQRPEVSIGQQVPAGTVIGFVGNSGGSSGPHLHFEVHVNVRPGPYHATSSNAVDPEPWMRARGVPLGTRS, from the coding sequence GTGACGCGGCGACCGATCGCGCTGATAGCGGCGGTGGCCGCCGTGGTGATGCTGGTGTGCGGTGGAACGGTGGGTCTGCCGCTAGTGATGTTCGGCCAGGCGCAGGCGGAAGCGGCGGCGTGCGAGGTGCCGTCGGTACCCGGCGCTTCACCGGTGCCGGGCGCCGGACGGTGGGACAGCGCGCAGAGCACGAACGCGGCGACCATCGTGGCGGTCGGGCGCCAACGTCAGGTGCCGCCGCGCGGGTTCGTCATCGCGCTGGCCACCGCGATGCAGGAGTCCACGCTGCGCAACCTCGCCAACTCGACGGTGCCCGAGTCGCTGTCCCTGCCGCACGAGGGTGTGGGCCGCGATCACGACTCGGTCGGGTTGTTCCAGCAGCGTCCCGGGTGGGGCAGCGTGCGGGAGCGGATGACGCCCAGCTACGCGGCCGCGAAGTTCTACGAGGCGCTGGTGCGCGTCGACGGGTGGCAGCGGATGCGGCTGACCGACGCCGCGCAGGCGGTGCAGCGCTCGGGTCTGCCGGAGGCGTACCAGAAGTGGGAGGCCGACGCGGAGCAGCTCGCCGCGCGGGTGCTCGGTCTGCCAAGCATCGACGACATCGGCGGTGGTGCGCCGACAGCCCCGTGTGGCGTCGACGACCTGGGCCCGATACCGGTCGGTCCGGGCGGGTGGGTACAGCCGCTGCAGGCGATGATCACCAGCCCGTTCGGCCCCCGGAACGGCCGCCTGCACGCCGGCGTCGACATGTCGACGCCGGACGTGCGAGGTGACCCGATCCGTGCCGCGTCGACGGGCGTTGTGGAGCAGGTCAAGTGCGACTGGCACACCACCTGCGACCGGGACGGGCACACCGGTGCGCGTGGCTGCGGCTGGTACGTCGACATCCGCCACGCGGGCAACATCGTGACCCGCTACTGCCACATGATCCAGCGACCCGAGGTGTCCATCGGCCAGCAGGTCCCCGCCGGAACGGTCATCGGCTTCGTCGGCAACAGCGGAGGCAGCTCCGGGCCGCACCTGCACTTCGAGGTTCACGTCAACGTGCGACCCGGGCCGTACCACGCCACCAGCAGCAACGCGGTCGACCCGGAACCGTGGATGCGAGCCCGCGGCGTGCCGCTCGGGACAAGGTCATGA
- a CDS encoding SCO6880 family protein produces MSTGVRERAGEQQRTYGNWRLGRGAGLFGLGPVGTIAAFLVMVLSAGMLPLSTVAALLTAVVGTLVLAPLAIRVNGRTGFQVITTRVAWWLGRARRQHVYVSGVASRVAAAHQLPGVLARSEVYEVETGRSGLVAVVVVPQSRHYTVTLRCAPEGMDLVDQAVIDARVGHLAAWLAALSREPQLVQAQVTVETTPDPGTRLAAEVAATSRPDAPALALQVLDDVVRSYPAGSASVDTRVSLTYTAPPGRSMSHEDVCREVAARLPHLHAGLTGATGAGIVPMSARGLAGVVRAAYDPAAALDLTRDPQLTPDWPQAGPVATRESWDSYRHDSGVSRTWCMVEAPRGVVYSRLFARLTDPDPQLLRKRVSMIYRPYSPGEAARLVESDKRDARFLAGKKHRPSARDLTDLAAADQAAEEEAAGAGVTRFTVLVTATVADETQLDEATGIIRARAGEARLVLRPMFGCQAAGFAAGLPAGVVLPTHASIPF; encoded by the coding sequence ATGAGCACCGGAGTACGGGAGCGGGCCGGCGAGCAGCAACGCACTTACGGCAACTGGCGGCTCGGCCGTGGTGCCGGGTTGTTCGGGCTCGGTCCGGTCGGCACGATCGCCGCGTTCCTGGTGATGGTGCTTTCCGCCGGGATGTTGCCGTTGTCCACGGTGGCGGCGCTGCTGACCGCCGTGGTCGGCACGCTGGTGCTGGCGCCGTTGGCGATCCGGGTGAACGGGCGCACCGGTTTCCAGGTCATCACCACTCGGGTCGCGTGGTGGTTGGGGCGGGCTCGCCGTCAGCACGTGTACGTCTCGGGTGTCGCGTCCCGCGTCGCCGCCGCCCACCAACTGCCCGGGGTGCTGGCCCGCTCCGAGGTGTATGAGGTGGAGACCGGCCGCTCGGGGCTCGTCGCCGTGGTTGTGGTGCCGCAGAGCCGGCACTACACGGTCACCCTGCGGTGCGCGCCGGAAGGGATGGACCTGGTCGACCAGGCGGTCATCGACGCCCGCGTCGGGCACCTGGCGGCCTGGCTGGCGGCGCTGTCGCGGGAGCCGCAGCTCGTGCAGGCCCAGGTGACCGTCGAGACCACCCCGGACCCGGGCACCCGGCTGGCCGCCGAGGTGGCCGCCACGTCCCGGCCCGACGCCCCGGCGCTGGCCCTGCAGGTCCTCGACGACGTCGTGCGCTCGTACCCGGCCGGTTCGGCGTCCGTCGACACCCGGGTGTCGCTGACCTACACCGCGCCGCCGGGCCGGTCGATGTCACACGAGGACGTGTGCCGGGAGGTCGCCGCCCGGCTGCCGCACCTGCACGCCGGGCTGACCGGCGCCACCGGCGCCGGCATCGTGCCGATGTCCGCCCGCGGTCTCGCCGGCGTGGTGCGCGCCGCGTACGACCCGGCCGCCGCCCTCGATCTCACCCGCGACCCGCAGCTCACCCCCGACTGGCCGCAGGCCGGCCCGGTGGCCACCCGGGAGAGCTGGGACTCCTACCGCCACGACTCCGGTGTCTCGCGCACCTGGTGCATGGTCGAGGCCCCGCGCGGGGTGGTGTACTCGCGGCTGTTCGCCCGCCTCACCGACCCCGACCCGCAGCTGCTGCGCAAGCGGGTGAGCATGATCTACCGGCCCTACTCGCCCGGCGAGGCGGCTCGGCTGGTCGAGTCCGACAAGCGCGACGCCCGGTTCCTGGCCGGCAAGAAGCACCGGCCCAGCGCCCGGGACCTGACCGACCTCGCCGCCGCCGACCAGGCCGCGGAGGAAGAGGCCGCCGGCGCCGGGGTCACCCGCTTCACCGTGCTGGTCACCGCCACCGTCGCCGACGAGACGCAGCTCGACGAGGCCACCGGCATCATCCGGGCCCGCGCGGGCGAGGCCCGCCTGGTGCTGCGGCCGATGTTCGGCTGCCAGGCCGCCGGGTTCGCCGCCGGCCTGCCCGCCGGCGTGGTCCTGCCCACCCACGCCTCCATCCCCTTCTAG
- a CDS encoding ATP/GTP-binding protein produces the protein MTISTRDATPPAPRRPAGRRPGRLGHAGPGGGRWSWVEPPIEYRGTTVQVCGLFPFGTGASTPMIGVPVGRHLYTGSAVCFDPISWYTRARLINNPSVWIEGEPGMGKSTAVRRMVLGLTAQGVTPLILGDLKPDYAELVRALGGQVLRVGPGLDRINPLDVGPWRQVLDRVDERTGAVVRAAVTDRRLNMLVALATLVRRGPVTSDETTVLAAALRYLAERETDTQPVLSDVLRVIRDAPPEVRAVTLWQEEQDIPRFRDDTAGLHRTLLALLHGPLGDTFEGQTTTAIRLDTPAVCVDISGIDDTDELRTAATLLSTWSYGFAQVEAAHLMADLGLAPPRTFFTVLDELWRALRVGHGLVDRADGLTRLNRQKGTGTAFITHSLADLEALPTAHDRAKARGFAERSAVLMIGPCSEQELDAVARVRPLSQAERREVLSWSAPPSWTAAEGSETVGRGNFLIKVGSRPGIPVHLEPTEVEKQLGNTDFRWTMT, from the coding sequence ATGACCATCAGCACCCGCGACGCCACCCCGCCCGCACCGCGTCGACCAGCCGGTCGCCGGCCCGGCCGCCTCGGTCACGCCGGGCCCGGCGGCGGCCGCTGGTCGTGGGTGGAGCCGCCCATCGAGTACCGGGGCACGACCGTGCAGGTGTGCGGGCTGTTCCCATTCGGCACCGGCGCGTCGACGCCGATGATCGGCGTGCCGGTCGGCCGACACCTCTACACCGGCAGCGCAGTGTGCTTCGACCCGATCTCCTGGTACACCCGCGCCCGACTGATCAACAACCCGTCGGTGTGGATCGAGGGCGAGCCCGGCATGGGCAAGTCCACGGCGGTACGGCGGATGGTCCTCGGGCTCACCGCGCAGGGCGTCACCCCGCTGATCCTCGGTGACCTCAAGCCCGACTACGCCGAGCTGGTCCGCGCACTGGGCGGGCAGGTGCTGCGCGTCGGGCCCGGCCTCGATCGCATCAACCCCCTGGACGTGGGCCCGTGGCGGCAGGTCCTCGACCGCGTCGACGAACGCACCGGCGCCGTCGTCCGCGCCGCGGTCACCGACCGGCGGCTGAACATGCTGGTCGCTCTGGCCACCCTCGTGCGGCGCGGACCCGTCACCTCGGATGAGACCACCGTCCTGGCCGCCGCGCTGCGCTACCTCGCCGAACGGGAGACCGACACCCAGCCGGTGCTCTCCGACGTCCTGCGCGTCATCCGCGACGCCCCGCCGGAGGTCCGCGCGGTCACGCTGTGGCAGGAAGAGCAGGACATCCCCCGGTTCCGCGACGACACCGCCGGCCTGCACCGCACCCTGCTGGCGCTGCTGCACGGCCCGCTCGGCGACACCTTCGAGGGACAGACCACCACCGCGATCCGCCTCGACACCCCCGCCGTGTGCGTCGACATCTCCGGCATCGACGACACCGACGAGCTGCGCACCGCCGCGACCCTGCTGTCGACCTGGTCCTACGGCTTCGCCCAGGTGGAGGCCGCGCACCTGATGGCCGACCTCGGCCTGGCCCCGCCGAGAACGTTCTTCACCGTGCTCGACGAGCTGTGGCGGGCGCTGCGCGTCGGCCACGGCCTGGTCGACCGCGCCGACGGCCTCACCCGGCTGAACAGGCAGAAGGGCACCGGAACGGCGTTCATCACCCACTCGCTGGCCGACTTGGAGGCGCTGCCCACCGCCCACGACCGGGCCAAAGCCCGCGGCTTCGCCGAGCGGTCCGCGGTGCTGATGATCGGTCCGTGCTCCGAGCAGGAGCTCGACGCCGTCGCCCGGGTCCGGCCGCTGTCGCAGGCCGAACGGCGCGAGGTGCTGTCCTGGTCCGCCCCCCCGTCGTGGACGGCCGCCGAGGGCAGCGAAACCGTCGGGCGCGGCAATTTCCTGATCAAGGTCGGGTCGCGGCCGGGTATCCCGGTGCACCTGGAACCCACGGAGGTGGAGAAGCAGCTCGGCAACACCGACTTCCGCTGGACGATGACGTGA